The following coding sequences lie in one Anguilla rostrata isolate EN2019 chromosome 8, ASM1855537v3, whole genome shotgun sequence genomic window:
- the krit1 gene encoding krev interaction trapped protein 1: MGDKHNAEDAFIVVIRPKNIVSLNCKEYKAKAYEILLIEVPLEGKEKRRKKVLLGTKIQADSDISRSILEYVDETTKPISNNQGFIGKRVVHMKKFPLDGESAGKEASLFIVPINVKDNSKPICSPGAPSFYCLQDIMRVCNETSTHFSSMTSKMLLALDKWLAEQHMVPHAIPALFRPTPADRVKMDVGNPAYGTESKQHDVTLHVGYTALEIKSKMMSLEKADMCIQNPLYGSDLQYTNRVDKVIINPYFGLGAPDYSKIQIPKREKWQHSVSNVADDKERQWVDDFPLHRSACEGDTDLLSKLLDSGFSVKQLDSDHWAPIHYACWYGKVEATKMLLEKGNCNPNLLNGQLSSPLHFAAGGGHSEIVQLLLQHPEIDRHIEDQQKRSPLQVCEENKQNEWEEAAKLLQQANNKPYEKVRIYRMDGSYRSVELKHGNNTSVRQIMEGMRLSQETQQYFTIWICSENLNLQLKPYHKPLQHLRIWTEIVSDLTVLDPQRETPQLFLRRDVCLPLDVEKKVEDPLSILILFDEARHCLLKGFYPSPDSKLITLAGLLLQIIYGNYESKKHKQGFLNEENLKSIVPISKVKSKAHHWTNRILHEYKNLSTSEGVSKEMHHLQRLFLLNCWDIPTYGAAFFTGQVFTKASSSNHKVIHVYVAVNAKGLHLMNMETKMLLISLKYGTFMWQLGQADQYFHTHSPENKINFIVHTKQAGLVVKLLMKLGGQITPNDRHLDKYAYV, from the exons ATGGGTGACAAGCATAACGCTGAGGATGCGTTTATCGTTGTCATTCGCCCGAAGAATATAGTCAGCCTGAACTGCAAAGAATACAAAGCTAAAGCTTATGAA ATACTTTTGATAGAAGTCCCTCTAGAaggaaaggagaagagaaggaagaAGGTTCTGTTGGGGACCAAAATCCAAGCAGACAGTGACATTTCCAGGTCTATTCTGGAATATGTTGATGAAACAACCAAACCTATATCCAACAACCAGGGTTTCATAG gaaaGCGTGTGGTGCACATGAAGAAATTCCCTCTCGATGGGGAAAGTGCGGGAAAAGAAGCCTCTTTATTTATTGTGCCAATCAATGTCAAAG ACAATAGTAAGCCCATATGCAGTCCTGGGGCTCCAAGTTTCTATTGCCTTCAAGATATCATGCGTGTGTGCAATGAGACCAGCACCCACTTCTCGTCCATGACATCCAAGATGCTTCTAGCCTTGGACAA GTGGCTGGCAGAACAGCACATGGTTCCTCACGCCATCCCTGCCCTGTTCAGACCCACCCCAGCAGACAGGGTGAAGATGGACGTCGGCAACCCGGCTTACGGCACGGAAAGCAAGCAGCACGACGTGACGCTCCACGTGGGCTACACGGCCCTCGAGATCAAGAGCAAGATGATGTCCCTGGAGAAGGCGGACATGTGCATCCAGAACCCTCTCTATGGCTCCGATCTGCAGTACACAAACCGA GTGGATAAGGTCATCATTAACCCCTACTTCGGCCTGGGCGCTCCGGACTACTCCAAAATACAGATTCCAAAGAGGGAGAAGTGGCAGCACAGCGTGAGCAACGTGGCAGACGACAA GGAGCGGCAGTGGGTGGACGATTTCCCGCTGCATCGGAGTGCGTGCGAAGGGGACACGGACCTGCTTTCCAAACTGCTGGACAGCGGCTTCTCCGTCAAACAGCTGGACAGTGACCACTGGGCCCCCATTCACTATGCGTGCTG GTACGGTAAGGTGGAGGCCACCAAGATGTTGCTGGAGAAGGGGAACTGTAACCCCAACCTGCTGAACGGGCAGCTGAGCTCGCCCCTGCACTTTGCGGCTGGTGGGGGCCACTCTGAGATTGTCCAGCTCCTTCTGCAGCACCCCGAAATAGACAGG CACATTGAAGATCAGCAGAAAAGATCCCCGTTGCAAGTCTGCGAGGAGAACAAGCAGAACGAATGGGAGGAGGCAGCGAAACTGCTCCAGCAAGCCAATAACAAGCCC TACGAGAAGGTGCGGATCTATCGCATGGACGGGTCGTACCGCTCGGTGGAGCTGAAGCACGGGAACAACACGTCGGTCCGGCAGATCATGGAGGGCATGCGGCTGTCTCAGGAGACCCAGCAGTACTTCACCATCTGGATCTGCTCCGAGAACCTAA ACCTGCAGCTGAAGCCGTACCACAAGCCCCTGCAGCACCTGCGCATTTGGACGGAGATCGTCTCGGACCTCACCGTGCTGGACCCCCAGCGCGAGACGCCCCAGCTCTTCCTGCGCAGGGACGTCTGCCTCCCTCTGGACGTGGAGAAGAAG GTTGAAGACCCGCTGTCCATCCTCATCCTGTTCGACGAGGCTCGGCACTGCCTGCTGAAGGGGTTTTACCCCTCGCCCGACAGCAAGCTCATCACGCTGGCcggcctgctgctgcagatCATCTACGGAAACTACGAGAGcaagaaacacaagcaggggtTTCTCAA tgAGGAAAATCTGAAATCCATCGTTCCAATATCCAAGGTAAAGAGCAAAGCACACCATTGGACGAACAGGATTCTTCATGAATAcaag aacCTCAGCACAAGTGAGGGGGTGAGCAAGGAGATGCACCACCTCCAGCGCCTGTTCCTGCTGAACTGCTGGGACATCCCCACCTACGGCGCCGCCTTCTTCACCGGCCAGGTCTTCACCAAGGCCAGCTCCAGCAACCACAAGGTCATCCACGTGTACGTCGCGGTCAACGCCAAGGGCCTGCACCTGATGAACATGGAGACCAAG ATGCTACTCATAAGCCTGAAGTACGGGACCTTCATGTGGCAGCTGGGTCAGGCGGACCAGTACTTCCACACCCACAGcccagaaaacaaaatcaactTCATCGTGCACACCAAGCAG gcTGGTCTGGTTGTGAAGCTCCTAATGAAGTTGGGCGGACAAATAACACCGAATGACCGACACTTGGACAAGTAtgcatatgtataa